The genomic region tacataatttaatttttcaaccaattttttttcaattgacaAAATAGCTAACCCATTCAATATTTATTGTGACATAGTTGATCGAAGATAAGATTtgatcaactttaattttgaaaaactcATTTCTGCATAAGTTACTGTAACTGGTATGGTTAACAAAAATCTATAAGGAAATATTCAAAAACTCAAAGTCTGTAAACTTCTTGTTTGGACAGACACAAagtttgtaatatatatataaaggggaACCCCCGCCTACTTTGGCTATCCTCAGGGCTGACCCTGGATAATTCACATTAAATTTACCTAAATTTATGTTCCACGTAAATGATTAGAGAAATATTTTTCAATCTACCAGAGGGTTTGTTCCAGTAAACTAAGGGcaggtttggtattgatgtgctttgaaaaaaaactgattctgctgtgctgtgagaataagcggctgtgaaataaagcaacagagtgtttggtaaacttttttgtaaaagtgcttttgaaaaaaaaaaacagtattatagtgtttggtaaacttttatgtaaaatagatgtgaaaaaaagccgatttttcaaagctggattttgtagcttcttgtttttggctttttttcacccaaaactgtgaaaaaaagctgaagctgaatgtttaccaaacacaaaaacagctcccagcttttttttataccagtttttttcagaatcacctcagtaccaaaccaggtctaagtgTCATACAATTGGTTAAATACttgcaaaaaaatttcaactacttgtattatgacTTTTGGTGTACCGGATCATGTTTTTAGCACAttgaaaaaatttctcaattatATCCGATTGGGGCCGATTAATGATGAATTAAAATGGTTAATTAATAGCAAACCACGACCATAATGAAGAGATGCGTTAACTTTCCGACGCGGCAATCACTTATGGTAATCCTTATATGCCCCTGAATCTCATCATGTCAACATCTTCATTCACGTAATTAAGTGCACATCAAGCCACCTAATCAATAATCAACATTGTTAATAATAATACTTAATGGACGTGTCCTTGTTAAAGGAACAGTGATCTCTTCCTTCTCTTCCCTTGACCTTTAACTaagtaaaagtaaaagtaaaagtaaaCCCAGTAATCAACTAAACTTTTCACTCAAATGAAATCACGTGATTTCTCTTTTAGATGTAACATTATTGTATTGATAAATGCAGTTGCTACTCCTAGAGGTAATATCCTAACGATATAAGGGATTAGACGAACTGAGCTGCATATGATAATTTAATCGTTAAAATGGTGAAGTAATTTATCGTGTTTCTATACAAAGTGACTAGAAAAACCAACCcaacaaaaaactaaaacaacttataaatttaaagaaGATAAATGCTAAGGAAATTCTTTCAAAATGAAACTTTTCATGAACAGTATAACATTTGACAGTTTATCATCAAATTCCACGCCAACATATAAAATATAGTACGAAAAACATAAAGTAGCCGATAGTTCATGAAAAGTCTCACGTTTGAGAtaatctctttagcatttctctttaaaGAATGGAGAGCGATTTCTCTGTCATTTCTCCCTTATGCATTGCTTTCATGTTTTTCAACTATTACACTTAATGTACCAAATTGTGCTCATCCAGTCTAAAAAATACCTCGAATCTAACATCTGAGAAGAACATCGAaccaagaaaaatttgaaactgTCCCAAATTACAATCAAATCACGGGCCCGtagagaagtaaaaaagaatcAAAGGGAGCAGGGGATCACTAGAATATATGAGGCTGCAGAGCCtgtgatttatttttttattctcccccaataaataaataaaagaggtAAAAATAATTGTGTTCATGCTTATCTGTTTGTGCTGGAGCCTTGAGGAGTGGTAGTAGTTCATTGGAGGTCGCGCCCCCATCACAGTGAGCAActtttttcatatttatttttgtaatttttatatttatttcaatattccaaaaataaagaaaaaggcgaaaacaaaaaaatactataaCTGGCAAAGAGGCATCATTATTATTCTGATCTCCCTCTGAGAGCTAGCTGGTAGTGGTGGAAGTGAAAAACCAAGCAAACCTTCTTCCCCAATCCCCAATGCTCAGATTCTTCACCCATTGATAGCTCTCTTTGATTTCCGAGCCCTACCCACTTCTCGTCTCTCAATTTTTCGCAAACCCAATTCAACaaaactggaaattgattcagaAAAATGAAAGGGGAGCACCAGACTCATCAGCTGAATCAGTACCCGCCGCCGCAGCATCCAGACCCGTCCATGGCTTCCACCTCCACCGGCGGCGGCTTCGGCAAGGCCAAGATGTGGGAAGACGAATCCCACCGAATCGACGGCGGGATGGACGAGCTTCTGGCGGTGTTGGGGTACAAGGTTCGGTCTTCGGACATGGCGGAGGTTGCTCAGAAGCTTGAGCAGCTTGAAGAATTCATGGGTTGTGCTCAGGAAGATGGACTCTCTCAGCTCGCTTCTGACACCGTTCACTATAACCCGGCGGATCTGTCGACGTGGCTTGAGAGCATGATCTCCGAGATAAACCTCCCGCCTCCTAATTTCGATCCTTTAATGGGCGGTGCCGTCGCTGGGATGCAGCCTAATCAGCAGCAAGTGCAGCTCGTTGACGACCCGTTTTTAGCTAGGGGGGAGTCGTCCATCACCACCGTCGATTTCCCAGATCAGCGGAAGAGCAAATCCATTAGCACATCACCTCCCCAAACTGTGTTCGAAGACTGCAACTCTTCTTCTAGCTACTACGACTTCAAATCTATCCCCGGAAACGCCGTGTTCACCCAAACCCGCCTCGACTCTCCGTCGCGGGAGCCCAAGCGTCTCAAATCCTCATCCGGGTCTTCTCCCTCCGAACTCCTCTTCAACCGCCCCGCCGCCTCTTCCCTTCCACAACCACAACAACCCATCTCCCTCCCCGCCACCGCCGAGTCATCACCAACCCGCCCAGCCCTCATTGTCGATTCGCAGGAAAACGGAGTCCGACTCGTTCACGGCCTCATGGCCTGCGCGGAAGCCGTCCAGCAGAACAACTTCAACCTCGCCAAAGCTCTAGTGACCCAGATCGGCTACCTGGCAGGTTCACAAGCAGGTGCCATGCGTAAAGTCGCCACCTTCTTCGCCGAAGCTCTGGCCCAACGAATCTTCCAAGTCTACCCTCAGTCGCCGATCGACCACTCCTTCTCAGACATGCTGCAGATGCACTTCTACGAGACCTGCCCCAACCTGAAATTCGCCCACTTCACCGCCAATCAAGCCATCCTCGAATCCCTCCAGGGAAAAACCAGAGTCCACGTTATCGACTTCTCGATGAACCAGGGGATGCAGTGGCCCGCTCTGATGCAGGCGTTGGCGCTCAGACCCGGCGGCCCGCCCGCTTTTCGGCTCACGGGTATCGGGCCGCCAGCTTCGGATAACTCCGACCATCTGCAGGAGGTGGGTTGGAAGCTCGCCCAATTGGCTGAAACCATCCACGTCGAGTTTGAATACAGAGGATTTGTGGCAAACAGCTTGGCCGATCTTGACGCGTCGATGCTTGAACTCAGACCGAGTGAGGTTGAGTCGGTGGCGGTCAACTCGGTCTTCGAGTTGCACAAGCTGCTGGCCCGACCGGGTGCGATTGAGAAGGTGTTATCGGTGGTGAAGCAAATGAAGCCGGAGATTGtgacggtggtggagcaggagGCGAACCACAACGGTCCGGTGTTCATGGACCGGTTCAACGAGTCGCTCCACTATTACTCGACCCTGTTTGACTCGCTGGAGGGATCGGCGAACAGTCGGGATAAGGTGATGTCGGAAGTGTACTTGGGGAAGCAGATCTGCAACGTGGTGGCGTGCGAAGGGGTGGACCGGGTCGAGAGGCACGAGACGTTGACCCAGTGGCGAGCCCGGTTCGGCTCGGCAGATTTCGTCCCGGTTCATCTCGGTTCGAACGCGTTCAAGCAAGCGAGTATGCTGCTGGCGTTGTTCGCCGGCGGAGATGGGTACCGGGTGGAGGAGAACGACGGGTGTATGATGTTGGCCTGGCACACTCGCCCGCTTATCGCCACCTCGGCTTGGAAACCCGCTTATAACTCGGTCATGGCTCACTGAGTCGAGTAGCGAGTTTAGTCAACTTTTAAAAAACTCGGTTCCATTTTTTTGAGTGCAGCCAAACACACCCTCGGTGGTGGTGGGGTTATCGAATGTGTCGTATGTCTGTGATATTCTGAGCTGGGTGCGATAATGAGATTGAGATTGGGACACCCAAAGAGGCCCACCATTTAGGTCCATTAGCAAATTGTGTGTCTGAGAACACCTTCCGTCTCtttctttttaccttttttttttttacttcattttgTTGGGGGTTATTTTTGTGAAGCAAGAGCTGGATGTACGaatgtttatatttaatatatgggTTGGTgggaataataaaataaataaccctttttCGACAACTATTGCCCATTGTTGtgtgtgagtttttttttttttttgttgggttgaCAAATAGTTGCTGTCCATCGTGGGTACATCAAGTGGTTAAGAGTGTTTAATCTACATTTGAAGCTATTGTGTATGAACCATGTTCTGTTAACATTACATGTACTGACTTGGCGATTTCAAGAGACTTTTAATTCAAGAAGTTAAAGAGTGTTTAGTTTGCATCCCTTTAGAGTTATGTGTTTGAATCAAACTCAAATAAGTGATAGCAAATGACTTGTAACTCAAACGACTAAGAGTGCTTTCGAAATCTTGTTTTGACTAGGGTAAGTTGCTTGTGGCTTGATGATGGAACCGAATTGGAAAAAGGTTGAAGAGCAGAACACTAGTTGAACCCTGAGATTATGATCTATCTAGGTTGGATTCCACTATCCACTGCCTATTGTTGTAGGTTGGGATAAGATTGTACCAAAAATAGTACTAGGCTACTGCCTAAACATGGTAAATGTCTGgtgacaaatttaaaaaaaaaaaatatttattaatacaaggataatatgtgtgtgtgtgagtctTGGCACAATAGAGATGTTCTTCTTTTGAGAACTAAAGATCATGGGTTTGAATCGTAGAAAAAACTTCTTTGCAAAacaaaagtaataataaaacTGTATACTCACGCTCACTCTAACAAAGCAAAAAGTATTGTTGGCTCGAGACCACCCACCATGTGTGCCGTGTGTGAATTTAATGAAGTGTTGCAATAGCTTTGTACATTTGTGGAAAATTAGTGTTGCAGAATCCTCTTTTTTTAGGTCATgcaaaaagaggaaagaaagcACAATCATAATTCATGAGAAAGTGAAAAAGCAGGCCAACTTCAACGTCAAACATTTCTTCTCCCTATGTTCTTTGCCGCGATCCATCtcacttctcttcaactttACCTGAATTAATATTCTCTCTTTTGGTTTTCCGGAAGTAACAAATGCAAtaattctcttttcttttgttaggTTACTGCCACTAGGGGAATATATATTATGTgcatatagattttattttaaaaaaaggcATAGTTGCTGACATTTCACCTTTCTGAAGCTTGAGAAAACTTATGAagctatttcaatttttttcttgataaATTTTTCAGCGTGTCAAAACTACGGCCCGATATGGTTTACCTATAATTTATAACTAGGTTAGTAGATGGGATGAATCATGATGTTATAGAACTCAACTTTTTTATTCCCAAACTCTCTTATTATTACATGGGGTGAAAATAATACCATGTTCATGTGCTCACTCGAATATATATCAAAGAGATCATAgatgaatttattttttaaaaagagaaCGAGTTAAGCTGTAAAGTGTAGAGAATATCTTTGGTAAGGGGAGACCGAGTGAGTTTCggtgaaattaaaatttaaagacGTCAAATATTTTTGTAAGAAGTATCATATGAATGACATGGTTCGAACATCCTTACATAAGTTTCTCTCGTGTATTACTTATAGCGAGAAGGTACAAGGGCTTTTCAGCCGATTGATGAAGTTTGGGGAGTATTTAACTTTATTATCTCCTTCTCTTTCAAATGATTAATGTACTACTTAGCAAGTTACATGAGTTAGTAAACCCTAGGAAAGGCaataaatatacatacatacatacatacatacacacatatatatatatatatatatatatatatatttgttttatacttTGATAATTACTATGTCACATCTCcacccgggacggatcacttcccgggcccgctccaccactgtagcacgatattgtccactttgggcttaccattccctcatggttttgtttttgggaactcacgagcaacttcccagtgggtcacccatcatgggattgctctagcccccttttcgcttaacttcggagttccgatgaactctgaagccagtgagctcccaaaatgtctcgtgctaggtagggatgagaatatacatttaaggatcacttccctgggcgatgtgggatgtcacaatccaccccccttaggggctcgacgtccttgtcggcacacacgcgaccatggttaggctctgataccaatttgtcacatccgcagggttaagctctgataccaatttgtcacattcTGGCCTGGGGCGAATCaattcccaggcccgctccaccaccgtagcacgatattgtccgctttgggcttactattccctcacggttttgtttttgggaactcacgagcaacttcccagtgggtcacccatcatgggattgctctagcccccttctcgcttaacttcggagttccgatgaactctgaagccagtgagctcccaaaaggcctcgtgctaggtagggatgagaatatacatttaaggatcactcccctggtcgatgtgggatgttacatactAGCTACAAAACATATAGACTGCACAATAATTTACaatttaattagtttgttttaatAATTCACAGTCTAGcaagttgaagacttgaagttgGAGGAGTTTACGACTACCTTTCCAACTTGAGATTCTAAAATTTGTAAGCCTACagttaataatttattattattacaatttaattagtttgttttaatAATTCACAGTCTAGCAAGTtgaagacatatatatatatatttgttttatacttTGATAATTACTAGCTACAAAACATATAGACTGCACAATAATTTACaatttaattagtttgttttaatAATTCACAGTCTGGcaagttgaagacttgaaattGGAGGAATTTACGACTACCTTTTCAACTTGAGATTCTAAATTGTTGTCTGTAATGGCCAGGCCAACCAATATTATATGAGTCATTGATTATGAGTAAGCTAGATTACCTTGGAATATCAGATGAAATGAcataattcaaatttaatttgcaTCTCTTTCTCAATTAATGGTATGATACAAATAATCAGTGGCGGATTTAAGAAGTATTATGAGAGGTCAATAAGAATGGTTATGGCGGGCACAGTGCAAAAACTTTTGGAATATCAGATGAAATGAcataattcaaatttaatttgcaTCTCTTTCTCAATTAATGGTATGATACAAATAATCAGTGGTGGATTTAAGAAGTATTATGAGAGGTCAATAAGAATGGTTATGGCGGGCACAGTGCAAAAATTTTTTCGACAAAATAGCATGCAAGACATTTCACCGAATCTTGATAGGCCTGAGGTCGTTTGTCAAGCTATATTGCATGCATGTCGACAGACCAGCAACTTGTGAGTGGGTATGTTAACTGATGCCAATAGCTTTTGAACGAGCATGCTGACTGATACCAATATATGACAAGAGCCCATTGAAAATGCCCATAGCAACGCATACAAATGCGCGAGTCTAGCAGCtaccttgcccaatccccataGAGGCAATTCGTGGAGCAACTGGAGGACAACTTTTAAGGGCATCTTAGAATTTCAAGGGGCAACACCCAACTCTTCCATCGAGCAATTGGAAGACAACTTGGGGGGATCAAGTGAGCCACCTTGCCCCAAAGTGGATCCACTCTTGTAGATAATGCATACAAGATTTCATGTAGTATATTGGTAATATTTTGTGTGCCAAAAGGAACCCACCACTAATTACGGGCTCTCTTTAATTTGAATAACTTCGATAATGTCATCTGTAGGATACCAATCATATCAACACGATACCATTTGCGTTTTAATTTGATCTGACATGCGAGAGTTGCCCTAATCATGCTATTTGCCAAAACTTCTCTCCAAAGTAGTGTTAGCTGGACTAAGCTTGCACACATcgaaattttaaaagaaatatatCAGAAATTATGCACGGGGAATTGGCATAGCATCTAAATTCCCTTTCATTTGTGCATACATATCG from Pyrus communis chromosome 4, drPyrComm1.1, whole genome shotgun sequence harbors:
- the LOC137730843 gene encoding DELLA protein GAIP-B-like, coding for MKGEHQTHQLNQYPPPQHPDPSMASTSTGGGFGKAKMWEDESHRIDGGMDELLAVLGYKVRSSDMAEVAQKLEQLEEFMGCAQEDGLSQLASDTVHYNPADLSTWLESMISEINLPPPNFDPLMGGAVAGMQPNQQQVQLVDDPFLARGESSITTVDFPDQRKSKSISTSPPQTVFEDCNSSSSYYDFKSIPGNAVFTQTRLDSPSREPKRLKSSSGSSPSELLFNRPAASSLPQPQQPISLPATAESSPTRPALIVDSQENGVRLVHGLMACAEAVQQNNFNLAKALVTQIGYLAGSQAGAMRKVATFFAEALAQRIFQVYPQSPIDHSFSDMLQMHFYETCPNLKFAHFTANQAILESLQGKTRVHVIDFSMNQGMQWPALMQALALRPGGPPAFRLTGIGPPASDNSDHLQEVGWKLAQLAETIHVEFEYRGFVANSLADLDASMLELRPSEVESVAVNSVFELHKLLARPGAIEKVLSVVKQMKPEIVTVVEQEANHNGPVFMDRFNESLHYYSTLFDSLEGSANSRDKVMSEVYLGKQICNVVACEGVDRVERHETLTQWRARFGSADFVPVHLGSNAFKQASMLLALFAGGDGYRVEENDGCMMLAWHTRPLIATSAWKPAYNSVMAH